One genomic region from Amblyraja radiata isolate CabotCenter1 chromosome 17, sAmbRad1.1.pri, whole genome shotgun sequence encodes:
- the LOC116982944 gene encoding C-C motif chemokine 4-like produces the protein MKGHLVLGLLLLELAHIRLAGSAAVPTVPFLSEERPIDGPKVELKCIAPSVLFKTKGGVEICVEPSETWMQKALDALKKRFQQG, from the exons ATGAAGGGTCACCTTGTCCTCGGACTCCTTCTCTTGGAACTGGCCCACATCCGGCTCGCTGGTTCTGCAG CGGTTCCAACCGTCCCTTTCCTGTCAGAGGAAAGACCCATTGATGGGCCGAAGGTGGAACTGAAATGCATCGCTCCCAGTGTACT GTTCAAAACGAAGGGCGGCGTGGAGATCTGCGTGGAACCTTCTGAGACATGGATGCAGAAAGCACTAGATGCGCTGAAGAAACGCTTTCAGCAAGGCTAG